One window of Methylococcus sp. EFPC2 genomic DNA carries:
- a CDS encoding L,D-transpeptidase family protein, producing the protein MSSHAQTTISSSIRRLCAGMALACSSLSAQAAVFSPPVPGSDLIGELKYTPARHEDTLIDIAREFSVGQDEIVMANPKVDRWLPGAGAKVLLPRWFILPEAPRKGIVVNIPEMRLYYYTGGAKNEPAQVITYPISIGRMDWRTPLGATKVIQKVKDPVWRPPESIKREHAKDGDFLPDVVPAGPNNPLGQFAMKLGVPGYLIHGTDVNKAFGIGMRVTHGCIRMYPEDVAKLFPLVNVGTPVQLVNQPVKLGWLGDRLYIEVSQPLDEDSVSYHELLSTALGLIEKKTAQRPFALDGVALRQAIEKPSGIPVLISSTSGVAIPVPPGEPAGPITPVHTTEDDQPGQPSKPQPVPQGPLLKSLGDIF; encoded by the coding sequence ATGTCCAGCCACGCCCAAACCACTATTTCATCGAGCATACGCCGACTCTGCGCCGGCATGGCCCTGGCTTGCTCTTCTTTGTCCGCCCAGGCCGCCGTGTTTTCCCCGCCGGTCCCCGGCTCCGACCTGATCGGTGAATTGAAATACACGCCGGCCAGGCACGAAGACACCCTGATCGACATCGCCCGCGAGTTCAGCGTCGGCCAGGACGAGATCGTCATGGCCAACCCTAAGGTGGACCGCTGGCTGCCCGGCGCCGGAGCCAAGGTGCTGCTGCCGCGCTGGTTCATCCTGCCGGAGGCGCCACGCAAAGGCATCGTGGTCAACATTCCGGAAATGAGGCTTTATTACTACACCGGGGGAGCGAAGAACGAGCCGGCGCAAGTTATTACCTATCCCATCAGTATCGGCCGTATGGATTGGCGTACGCCTTTGGGTGCCACCAAGGTCATCCAGAAGGTCAAGGATCCGGTCTGGCGCCCGCCGGAGTCGATCAAGCGGGAGCACGCCAAGGACGGAGATTTTCTCCCCGACGTCGTGCCGGCCGGGCCGAACAACCCCTTGGGGCAGTTCGCCATGAAACTGGGGGTGCCGGGTTATCTGATCCACGGTACCGACGTGAACAAGGCATTTGGCATCGGGATGCGTGTGACCCACGGCTGCATCCGCATGTATCCGGAGGATGTGGCCAAGCTGTTTCCCCTGGTCAACGTAGGCACACCGGTGCAACTGGTGAACCAACCCGTCAAGCTGGGGTGGCTGGGGGATCGGCTTTACATCGAGGTCAGCCAACCGCTGGATGAGGATAGCGTCAGCTACCACGAACTGCTGTCCACGGCGCTGGGTCTGATCGAGAAAAAGACCGCGCAACGCCCGTTTGCCCTGGATGGTGTCGCCTTGCGCCAGGCGATCGAAAAGCCGAGCGGAATACCCGTACTCATCTCTTCCACCTCCGGTGTCGCGATTCCCGTCCCTCCGGGGGAGCCGGCCGGGCCGATCACGCCGGTTCATACGACAGAGGACGATCAGCCCGGACAACCGTCCAAGCCGCAACCCGTGCCGCAGGGACCGTTGCTGAAATCCTTGGGCGATATTTTTTAG
- the rdgC gene encoding recombination-associated protein RdgC, producing MWFKNLALLRFTEPFTAAPEELEQRLDTGRFRPCGSLEPMSYGWVAPVGKDDAPLVHVANGCYMICALKEEKILPAQVINEILAEKVAEIEDQKGSALRKKDRDALRDEIIHDLLPRAFSFTRRQYAYIDAKNGWLIVDSASAKKTEELASWLRRTLESLPVTLPTVNERPAAVMTRWLAEDASPPDITIESECELRSTEEEGGIVRCKRHDLTAPEIQNHLEAGKEVSKLALSWNERISFVLDDTLGVKRLRFLDLVQEQAADVEADDDIQRFDADFSIMSAELAAFLPRLFELFGGENTSTK from the coding sequence ATGTGGTTCAAAAATCTCGCTTTGTTGCGTTTCACCGAGCCTTTCACGGCCGCTCCGGAAGAGCTTGAACAACGTCTGGATACGGGCCGCTTTCGCCCCTGCGGCAGCCTCGAACCCATGAGTTATGGCTGGGTGGCGCCCGTCGGCAAAGACGATGCGCCGCTGGTCCACGTAGCCAACGGCTGCTACATGATTTGCGCGCTAAAGGAAGAAAAGATACTCCCGGCCCAGGTGATCAACGAAATTCTGGCGGAGAAAGTCGCCGAAATCGAAGATCAGAAAGGATCGGCGCTACGGAAGAAGGACCGTGACGCGCTGCGGGATGAAATCATTCACGATTTGCTGCCGCGCGCATTCAGCTTTACCCGCCGGCAATACGCCTACATCGACGCGAAAAACGGCTGGCTGATCGTGGACTCTGCGAGCGCCAAGAAAACCGAGGAACTGGCCTCCTGGCTCAGGCGCACTCTGGAGTCGTTACCCGTGACCCTGCCGACTGTCAACGAGCGGCCTGCGGCCGTCATGACGCGCTGGCTGGCCGAAGACGCCAGCCCGCCGGACATCACGATAGAGAGCGAGTGCGAGTTGCGCTCGACCGAGGAGGAGGGCGGTATCGTGCGCTGCAAACGCCATGATCTGACGGCGCCGGAAATACAAAACCACCTGGAAGCGGGCAAGGAAGTGAGCAAGCTCGCCTTGAGCTGGAACGAACGCATAAGCTTCGTGCTGGACGACACACTCGGCGTCAAGCGCCTGCGTTTCCTCGACCTGGTGCAGGAACAGGCTGCCGATGTGGAGGCCGACGACGACATTCAGCGTTTCGATGCGGATTTCTCCATCATGTCGGCCGAACTGGCCGCCTTCCTGCCGCGCTTATTCGAACTGTTCGGCGGCGAGAATACCTCCACCAAGTGA
- the dhaL gene encoding dihydroxyacetone kinase subunit DhaL, giving the protein MTTTPACIPEFIAAVGAALDARAEEVTALDSAIGDGDHLINLQRGLAALAQRNADYAEMDWPSAWRAIGMTVMSAVGGASGSLYATLFLAMAKQACPQFDASYLGTAFSQGVEAMKLRGKSDVGEKTLLDVLVPVAQALREHRGPAEITKIAEAAAESTRDMLPGKGRASFLGERARGHVDAGARTAQLMISAIIQVTHTPTA; this is encoded by the coding sequence ATGACCACTACGCCAGCTTGCATACCGGAATTTATCGCCGCCGTTGGGGCCGCGCTCGATGCGCGGGCCGAGGAAGTGACCGCTCTGGACAGTGCCATCGGCGATGGCGACCATCTGATCAATCTGCAACGAGGACTCGCCGCCCTGGCCCAGCGCAACGCGGACTACGCCGAGATGGACTGGCCGTCCGCCTGGCGCGCGATCGGCATGACGGTGATGAGCGCCGTGGGAGGCGCCTCAGGCTCCCTCTATGCAACCTTGTTTCTGGCCATGGCCAAACAAGCTTGTCCGCAATTCGATGCGTCTTATCTGGGAACGGCGTTTTCTCAGGGCGTGGAGGCGATGAAGCTGAGGGGCAAGTCGGATGTGGGCGAAAAGACCCTGCTCGACGTGTTGGTGCCGGTAGCGCAGGCCTTGCGGGAGCATCGCGGCCCGGCGGAGATCACGAAGATCGCCGAAGCGGCCGCCGAATCCACCCGCGACATGTTGCCGGGCAAGGGCCGTGCCTCATTTCTCGGCGAGCGCGCCCGCGGCCATGTCGACGCCGGAGCACGCACGGCGCAACTCATGATTTCCGCCATAATCCAGGTGACGCATACGCCTACGGCGTAA
- a CDS encoding M48 family metalloprotease produces the protein MSTYQRSLALLLTVVQLALPYPIIAAEGSTGGVGDTPFLESDPLKQGQKTINLPEIGDSTGTLFTPLQEKQLGEAFFRSLHNEVEVNQDPEIGDYIQTIGQKLAGNSDNPSQTFHFFVVSDASINAFAGPGGYIGVNSGLIIASESESELASVMAHEIAHVTQRHLYQAYQAASRLSLPTAAAMLAAIALGAATGSGQVGQAAILATQAANTQFQINFTRDNEAEADRVGMQTLSRSTFDPRAMPIFFERLQQSTRYAGRNLPEFLLTHPVTVSRISDTRSRAEKFPYRQYPDSFQFQLIRAKLRVQVARSPREALDYFKAVSGQGTAQQQEVAQYGLALALVADGQFGQGKQILQQLASRHVELPNFINALARAEYELKNYNAAFRLYETALQRFPGNQAVTLNYIKALLATNRAKEARALLQDYAQHETPTAEIYELLAQAYGALGQEAESHRYLAEHYYASGQTRAAILQLRIARNFAGDSFYINAVIDERLKQFMEEEAERKKEK, from the coding sequence ATGAGTACCTACCAGCGATCCCTGGCTTTATTGCTGACCGTCGTCCAATTGGCACTGCCATATCCAATAATTGCGGCGGAGGGCTCGACGGGAGGGGTTGGCGACACGCCGTTTTTGGAAAGCGACCCGCTGAAGCAGGGCCAGAAAACGATCAATCTGCCAGAAATAGGCGATTCCACCGGCACCTTATTCACTCCCCTGCAGGAGAAGCAGTTGGGTGAAGCCTTCTTCCGTAGCCTGCATAACGAGGTCGAGGTCAATCAGGATCCGGAAATCGGCGACTACATCCAGACCATCGGGCAAAAACTGGCGGGAAACAGCGACAATCCTTCGCAAACCTTCCATTTTTTTGTCGTCAGCGATGCCAGCATCAACGCTTTCGCCGGTCCCGGCGGTTATATCGGAGTGAATTCCGGGCTCATCATCGCCTCGGAATCCGAAAGCGAGCTGGCGTCCGTGATGGCGCACGAAATTGCGCATGTCACCCAACGTCACCTGTATCAGGCTTATCAGGCGGCCAGCCGTTTGTCCCTGCCGACCGCCGCAGCCATGCTGGCCGCCATCGCCCTGGGTGCGGCGACCGGGTCCGGACAGGTCGGTCAAGCGGCGATTCTGGCGACGCAGGCTGCCAATACCCAGTTTCAGATCAACTTCACCCGCGACAACGAGGCAGAAGCCGACCGGGTGGGGATGCAGACCCTGTCGCGGTCGACATTCGACCCGCGCGCCATGCCGATATTTTTCGAGCGTCTGCAGCAATCCACCCGCTATGCCGGCCGTAACCTGCCTGAATTTCTATTGACCCATCCCGTCACCGTTTCCCGTATTTCCGACACCCGCAGCCGTGCGGAGAAATTCCCTTACCGGCAGTACCCCGACTCTTTTCAGTTTCAGCTGATACGCGCCAAATTGCGCGTGCAGGTCGCCCGCTCACCAAGAGAGGCGCTCGATTATTTCAAGGCGGTGAGCGGTCAGGGAACGGCGCAGCAGCAAGAGGTGGCCCAATACGGACTGGCCCTGGCCTTGGTGGCCGACGGCCAGTTCGGCCAAGGTAAACAAATACTCCAACAACTCGCATCGCGGCATGTCGAGTTACCCAACTTCATTAACGCATTGGCACGCGCCGAATACGAACTGAAGAACTACAACGCCGCGTTTCGACTCTACGAAACGGCCTTGCAGCGCTTTCCGGGCAACCAGGCGGTCACGCTGAATTACATCAAGGCCCTGCTGGCCACGAACCGCGCGAAGGAGGCCCGTGCGCTGCTGCAGGATTATGCCCAGCATGAAACGCCGACCGCGGAGATTTACGAACTGCTGGCGCAGGCTTACGGCGCACTGGGACAGGAAGCGGAATCGCATCGCTATCTCGCCGAACATTACTACGCGAGCGGGCAGACGCGGGCGGCCATACTGCAACTTCGCATCGCCCGGAACTTCGCCGGCGACAGTTTCTACATCAATGCGGTGATAGACGAGCGTCTCAAACAATTCATGGAAGAAGAAGCCGAACGCAAGAAAGAAAAATGA
- the tusD gene encoding sulfurtransferase complex subunit TusD produces MKYAIQVNYAPWQSQGLETAYQFIKAALARGHHIVRIFFYHDGVLNAGLWQPAEIRQRWTTLHRDHGIDMVLCISAAQRRGLVNPEVDMEAASACGMVEGFRVAGLALWVDACLQSDRVMVFG; encoded by the coding sequence ATGAAATACGCCATACAGGTCAACTATGCGCCATGGCAATCCCAGGGCCTGGAAACTGCCTACCAGTTTATCAAAGCCGCCTTGGCGAGAGGTCATCATATCGTCCGGATTTTCTTCTACCATGACGGCGTACTCAATGCCGGCCTTTGGCAACCCGCCGAGATCCGCCAACGCTGGACCACGCTACACCGGGATCATGGCATCGACATGGTGCTGTGCATTTCTGCTGCGCAGCGGCGCGGCCTGGTAAACCCCGAAGTCGATATGGAAGCCGCATCCGCTTGCGGGATGGTGGAAGGATTCCGGGTGGCCGGTCTCGCCCTCTGGGTCGATGCTTGCTTGCAGTCCGACCGCGTCATGGTGTTCGGATGA
- a CDS encoding DsrE family protein — MSGASKSFLFVLRHTPLDDGCRAREVLDQVFSAAAFDQTVRILLLDDGVWQLHPGQPLITGHEPVTPLFSALSLYDVDTPWVEQESLDARGLKAEHLVVPARTLTRNELPTWVATHDIVIGC; from the coding sequence ATGAGCGGCGCCTCCAAGTCCTTTCTATTCGTATTGAGGCATACGCCGCTGGATGATGGCTGCCGCGCGCGCGAGGTCCTGGATCAAGTCTTCTCGGCGGCCGCTTTCGATCAAACCGTGCGGATACTGCTGCTGGACGACGGCGTCTGGCAATTGCACCCCGGCCAGCCACTCATCACCGGCCACGAGCCGGTCACGCCTCTGTTCTCCGCCCTAAGCTTGTACGACGTCGACACGCCCTGGGTGGAACAGGAGTCCCTCGATGCTCGCGGTCTGAAGGCGGAGCACCTGGTGGTCCCGGCGCGCACCCTGACGCGTAACGAACTGCCGACCTGGGTGGCGACTCACGACATCGTGATAGGCTGCTGA
- the tusB gene encoding sulfurtransferase complex subunit TusB: MAVLHLLYRSPAESSTWSQCWARTGREDAVLLLEDAVYAVAMEPTLEKLAAASKIFILSADLVARGVPSSSLPQGVETVDYAGFVELTERYPLSLSWS, translated from the coding sequence ATGGCCGTTTTGCACCTGTTATATCGATCGCCCGCGGAGTCTTCGACCTGGTCACAATGCTGGGCGCGGACCGGACGGGAAGACGCGGTTTTGCTCCTGGAGGATGCGGTCTACGCCGTGGCCATGGAACCTACGCTGGAAAAACTGGCCGCAGCCTCGAAGATTTTCATACTGTCGGCCGACCTGGTTGCCCGCGGCGTGCCGAGCTCTTCCCTGCCCCAGGGCGTCGAGACGGTTGATTACGCGGGATTCGTTGAACTGACCGAGCGTTATCCGCTGAGTCTGTCTTGGTCCTAG
- a CDS encoding TusE/DsrC/DsvC family sulfur relay protein — MIEVDGVEVPTTDSGFLRDHRDWTPRIAEELARREGIVLSADHWEIVHFIRQYFELYQHLPNARMFVKAVQKTLGETKGNSRYLHRLFPGSAVKFACLIAGLPKPPGCI, encoded by the coding sequence ATGATCGAAGTCGACGGCGTCGAAGTGCCCACGACCGATTCCGGTTTCTTGCGCGACCACCGCGACTGGACCCCACGAATCGCCGAAGAACTCGCGCGCCGCGAGGGTATCGTATTAAGCGCCGATCACTGGGAGATCGTCCACTTCATTCGCCAGTATTTCGAGCTCTACCAGCATCTGCCCAATGCGCGCATGTTCGTGAAAGCGGTGCAGAAAACCTTGGGCGAGACCAAAGGCAATTCGCGTTACCTGCATAGGCTGTTTCCCGGTAGTGCGGTCAAATTTGCCTGCCTTATAGCCGGTTTACCCAAACCGCCGGGTTGTATCTAA
- the amoC gene encoding bacterial ammonia monooxygenase, subunit AmoC, whose amino-acid sequence MAATTIGGVAAQEKPLLDIKWLTFAFAIYTVFYVWVRWYEGVYGWSAGLDSFAPEFETYWMNFLYIEIVLEIVTASLLWGYIWKTRDRNLAAITPREELRRNFTHLIWLFAYAWAIYWGASYFTEQDGTWHQTIVRDTDFTPSHIIEFYLSYPIYIITGFGAFLYAKTRLPFWSQGLSLPYLITVVGPFMILPNVGLNEWGHTFWFMEELFVAPLHYGFVFFGWLALAILGVVLQVTSSFNNLIGKQISEAVDQGLIKK is encoded by the coding sequence ATGGCTGCAACAACTATTGGTGGCGTCGCCGCCCAGGAAAAGCCGCTGCTTGACATCAAGTGGCTGACTTTTGCGTTTGCGATCTACACCGTTTTCTATGTGTGGGTACGCTGGTACGAAGGCGTTTACGGCTGGTCCGCCGGTCTGGATTCTTTCGCGCCGGAATTCGAAACCTACTGGATGAACTTCCTGTACATCGAAATCGTGCTGGAAATCGTCACCGCATCGCTGCTGTGGGGCTACATCTGGAAGACCCGCGACCGCAACCTGGCCGCCATCACCCCGCGTGAAGAACTGCGCCGCAACTTCACCCACCTGATCTGGCTGTTCGCTTATGCGTGGGCCATCTACTGGGGCGCTTCCTACTTCACCGAGCAGGACGGCACCTGGCATCAGACGATCGTGCGCGACACCGACTTCACCCCGTCGCACATCATCGAGTTCTACCTGAGCTACCCGATCTACATCATCACCGGCTTCGGCGCCTTCCTGTATGCGAAGACCCGTCTGCCGTTCTGGTCGCAGGGTCTGTCTCTGCCCTACCTGATCACGGTGGTCGGTCCTTTCATGATTCTGCCGAACGTCGGTCTGAACGAATGGGGTCACACCTTCTGGTTCATGGAAGAGTTGTTCGTAGCGCCGCTGCACTACGGCTTCGTGTTCTTCGGCTGGTTGGCTCTGGCGATCCTGGGCGTTGTGCTGCAAGTGACGAGCAGCTTCAACAACCTGATCGGCAAGCAGATCAGTGAAGCTGTTGATCAGGGTCTGATCAAGAAATAA
- a CDS encoding NAD(+) kinase — MPTAFRNVALIGKPDAERIAETLPALYAHLRHRGLNVIVESACANLIDGDCENRPLHDMGDGSDLAIVVGGDGSLLSAARILAEHEVPLIGVNLGRLGFLVDISPQMAIKSLDEILDGRYRAEDRLLLQARVERNGRVVCEQTAVNEVVIHSWNSTSMIEIVTFIDGVFLNSQRSDGLIVSTPTGSTAYALSGGGPILYPTLNAMVLVPINPHSLTNRPIVIDDDSVVEIAFRPSKQFRARLACDNVPLPDVEPEDRIRIARAPRPFRILHPLNHDFFEILRVKLNWSSGYRS, encoded by the coding sequence ATGCCAACCGCTTTTCGAAATGTCGCGCTGATCGGTAAACCCGATGCCGAGCGTATCGCGGAAACCCTGCCCGCACTCTACGCCCATCTGCGTCACCGGGGTTTGAACGTCATCGTGGAAAGCGCCTGCGCGAACCTCATCGACGGCGACTGCGAAAACCGTCCGCTCCACGACATGGGCGACGGCAGTGATCTGGCCATCGTCGTGGGCGGCGACGGCAGCCTGCTGAGTGCGGCCCGGATCCTGGCCGAGCACGAGGTGCCTCTGATCGGCGTCAACCTCGGGCGCTTGGGCTTTCTGGTGGACATCTCGCCGCAGATGGCAATCAAGAGCCTGGACGAGATCCTGGACGGCCGCTACCGTGCCGAGGACCGCTTGCTATTGCAGGCCCGCGTCGAACGCAACGGCCGGGTGGTATGCGAGCAGACCGCCGTCAACGAGGTCGTGATCCACAGTTGGAACTCCACCAGCATGATAGAGATTGTGACCTTCATCGACGGTGTCTTTCTCAACTCGCAGCGCTCCGATGGCCTGATCGTCTCCACGCCCACCGGTTCGACCGCGTACGCGCTGTCCGGCGGCGGGCCCATACTTTATCCGACCCTCAATGCCATGGTGCTGGTGCCGATCAATCCCCACTCGCTGACCAACCGTCCTATCGTCATCGATGACGACAGCGTGGTGGAAATCGCCTTTCGGCCGAGCAAGCAATTTCGCGCGCGACTCGCCTGCGACAATGTCCCCCTGCCGGACGTCGAGCCGGAAGACCGCATCCGCATCGCCAGGGCGCCGCGCCCGTTCCGCATCCTGCATCCTTTGAACCACGATTTTTTCGAGATACTCCGCGTCAAGCTCAATTGGAGCAGCGGTTACCGGAGCTGA
- the recN gene encoding DNA repair protein RecN, whose protein sequence is MLCNLTIKDLAVVASLDLNFEPGLTVLTGETGAGKSILLTALGLALGERADAGYIRPGANKAEINLAFDLADSGEARNWLSENDLLDEEETCFIRRVVSLDGRSKAYINNRPATLQSLQELASKLVEIHGQHAHLHLLQAGEQRRILDESSGNRALLERLAAVFENWRVVNSTLEAAARLAQEGAAREELLRYQIEEMEQHDIESLDYEALSEEQTLQANVGRILTSGQAQVELLYDDDSHSVNAQLSQAVHALDELAHLAPEFGEIRSLLDEAKIQVKEAALELRHRLDKLEADPQRLIWLDDTLGLLHRLARKHQVAPQSLREHLAGLREELDGIEHGSERVGELQSEASRLQAEYRQLAAELSARRAQGAERLQSRISAIVRELGMPQGELRIQVHALADDTPTPHGSDQIEFLVSANPGLPPRPLGKVASGGELSRISLAIQVAATDSKTTPTLIFDEVDTGIGGGVAEIVGQKLRTLGSDRQVFCVTHLHQVAAQGHHHLLVEKISLDGHTQTGVRGLGPDQRKREIARMLGGVKITEQTLAHAAELLGLS, encoded by the coding sequence ATGCTGTGCAATCTGACCATCAAGGATTTGGCCGTGGTCGCCTCGCTCGATCTGAATTTCGAGCCCGGTCTCACGGTATTGACCGGTGAAACGGGGGCCGGCAAATCCATTTTGCTCACCGCATTGGGCCTGGCTCTGGGCGAGCGTGCCGACGCCGGCTATATCCGTCCCGGTGCAAACAAAGCTGAAATCAATCTCGCGTTCGATCTGGCCGATAGCGGGGAAGCCCGCAACTGGCTGTCGGAAAACGACCTGCTCGACGAAGAGGAAACCTGCTTCATACGCCGGGTGGTCAGCCTGGACGGACGTTCCAAGGCCTATATCAACAATCGTCCCGCGACCCTGCAATCGCTGCAGGAGCTCGCGTCAAAACTGGTCGAAATCCACGGCCAGCACGCTCACCTGCATTTGCTGCAAGCCGGCGAGCAGCGCCGCATTTTGGACGAGTCGTCGGGCAACCGGGCCTTGCTGGAACGCCTGGCTGCGGTCTTTGAAAATTGGCGCGTCGTGAACTCCACCCTGGAGGCGGCCGCTCGCCTGGCGCAAGAAGGCGCCGCCCGCGAGGAGCTTTTGCGCTACCAGATCGAGGAAATGGAGCAGCACGACATCGAGTCCCTCGACTATGAGGCCTTGTCCGAAGAACAGACCTTGCAGGCCAACGTAGGCCGAATACTGACGAGCGGACAAGCGCAAGTGGAGTTGCTCTACGACGATGACAGCCATTCGGTCAATGCCCAGCTCAGCCAGGCGGTTCACGCACTCGACGAGTTGGCGCATCTGGCGCCCGAGTTCGGCGAGATTCGGTCTTTGCTTGACGAAGCGAAGATACAGGTCAAGGAGGCTGCCCTGGAATTGCGCCATCGACTGGACAAACTGGAGGCCGACCCCCAGCGGCTGATCTGGCTGGACGACACCTTGGGTCTACTGCATCGTCTGGCACGCAAGCACCAAGTGGCGCCGCAGTCGTTGCGGGAACACCTGGCCGGTTTGCGAGAGGAACTGGACGGCATCGAACACGGATCCGAGCGGGTCGGCGAACTGCAATCCGAGGCCTCGCGCCTCCAAGCCGAGTACCGGCAGTTGGCCGCCGAACTCTCTGCTCGGCGCGCACAAGGGGCCGAGCGCCTGCAAAGCCGCATTTCCGCCATCGTGCGGGAACTGGGCATGCCGCAGGGCGAATTGCGCATACAGGTGCACGCGCTGGCCGACGACACGCCGACACCGCATGGCAGCGACCAGATCGAATTTCTGGTCAGCGCCAATCCCGGCCTGCCGCCGCGCCCCTTGGGCAAGGTTGCATCCGGGGGTGAACTTTCGCGCATCAGCTTGGCGATCCAGGTCGCCGCCACCGACTCCAAGACCACGCCTACCCTGATCTTCGACGAAGTCGATACAGGCATAGGCGGCGGCGTAGCCGAGATCGTCGGCCAGAAGCTGAGGACTCTGGGTAGCGACCGGCAGGTGTTCTGCGTCACTCACCTGCATCAGGTCGCCGCGCAAGGCCATCATCATCTGCTGGTGGAAAAAATCAGCCTCGACGGGCATACGCAAACCGGCGTCCGCGGACTCGGCCCGGACCAGCGCAAGCGCGAAATCGCCCGCATGCTGGGTGGCGTCAAAATCACCGAGCAAACCCTGGCTCACGCCGCCGAATTGCTGGGTCTATCCTGA
- a CDS encoding glycine zipper family protein has translation MIKKLSVVSAVIASAVIATGCATYGGYQPVVDTYNDPNAYRLQQDQQECRMLAKEAGSTGTESLKGGAVGALGGAAAGAAIGAIVGNPGTGAALGAAAGGIGGAGYQGVDADNQFKRAYINCLRNRGHKVVN, from the coding sequence ATGATTAAGAAACTCTCGGTTGTTTCGGCTGTAATCGCCTCCGCGGTCATCGCTACCGGTTGTGCCACATACGGCGGGTATCAACCGGTTGTCGATACCTACAACGATCCCAACGCTTACCGTCTGCAACAAGACCAGCAGGAATGCCGTATGCTGGCCAAGGAAGCGGGCAGCACGGGCACCGAAAGCCTCAAGGGTGGCGCCGTGGGCGCTCTCGGCGGTGCCGCGGCCGGTGCAGCGATCGGCGCCATCGTGGGCAACCCGGGCACCGGCGCCGCGCTCGGTGCGGCGGCCGGCGGCATCGGCGGTGCGGGTTATCAGGGCGTAGACGCGGATAACCAGTTCAAGCGCGCCTACATCAACTGCCTGCGTAACCGCGGACACAAAGTCGTTAATTAG